A stretch of the Pseudoalteromonas phenolica genome encodes the following:
- a CDS encoding response regulator has protein sequence MTNHNRITKRHPSVLVLAHREDDVHGVNEIISEQTKDFSCLIVKKTALEDIKQLAPKVLLFALSDVKKSVCLYNQLIKKNYLVKNHYSVLLCSNKESGLAFKCCLRDLFDSYFVFQPLYEKFRLQLIVFEGLKRFDNTSEYVTSLSTLVQNQDKEINSLIEMGLSYKESLVEEIIKSKNEVNTLNQGILEQLPDNLSKQIFNDLNETHLQPLLSALEHSLSNKILELVDGLKQSQTLNSQLIQEINKPISPNKEVNDDISALGFVDTFAPAPFILLVEDNHIYREMISDVLANEGFEIEQVDDGLAAIKKIKQQQYNVILMDLFLPNLDGLNTTKHIRNIGKNKTTPVIALSGNKNKQLVKKWANHGLDGYILKPSTKEEILNAIHKVLD, from the coding sequence ATGACGAATCATAATCGAATCACAAAGCGCCATCCATCCGTCTTAGTTTTAGCTCATCGAGAAGATGATGTACATGGCGTTAATGAAATCATCTCTGAACAAACTAAAGACTTTAGCTGCCTCATTGTAAAAAAAACCGCATTGGAAGACATCAAACAACTCGCGCCAAAAGTATTGCTTTTCGCTTTATCTGACGTCAAAAAAAGTGTTTGCCTCTATAACCAACTAATAAAGAAAAACTATTTAGTAAAAAACCACTACAGTGTCTTGCTGTGCAGTAATAAAGAGTCTGGTTTAGCTTTTAAATGTTGCCTTAGAGATCTTTTCGATAGCTATTTTGTTTTTCAACCTCTATATGAAAAGTTTAGGTTACAACTCATTGTATTCGAAGGATTGAAGAGGTTTGATAACACATCTGAATACGTAACATCACTCAGCACTTTGGTGCAAAATCAAGATAAAGAAATCAACTCCCTTATAGAAATGGGGTTAAGTTATAAAGAATCATTAGTAGAAGAAATTATTAAAAGCAAAAATGAGGTCAACACGCTTAATCAAGGTATTTTAGAGCAGTTACCAGATAACTTAAGCAAGCAGATATTTAATGATCTTAATGAAACACATTTACAGCCCTTACTCAGTGCTTTAGAACATTCTCTTTCAAATAAAATACTCGAGCTTGTTGATGGCTTGAAACAATCGCAAACTTTAAACAGCCAGTTAATTCAAGAAATAAATAAACCAATCTCTCCAAACAAAGAGGTCAATGATGATATAAGTGCACTGGGCTTTGTTGATACTTTTGCGCCCGCCCCCTTTATTCTATTGGTCGAAGATAATCATATTTATAGAGAAATGATAAGTGATGTTTTAGCTAATGAAGGTTTTGAAATTGAACAAGTAGATGACGGGTTAGCTGCTATAAAAAAAATAAAGCAGCAACAATACAACGTGATTTTGATGGATTTATTCTTACCTAATTTAGATGGATTAAACACAACAAAGCATATTCGAAATATTGGTAAAAATAAAACGACACCTGTAATTGCCCTATCAGGTAATAAAAACAAGCAGCTTGTGAAAAAATGGGCCAACCATGGCTTAGATGGTTATATTCTCAAGCCCTCTACTAAAGAAGAAATTTTAAACGCAATCCATAAAGTACTAGATTAG
- a CDS encoding FMN-dependent NADH-azoreductase codes for MCDVLHVDASVRALSNDNPDHDSISKKLARRFISELKKHTHIDEYMYRDIGVNPPPFITQDWIGAVFTPKASRTARQHQILAQSDMYIAELAKADVVVISSPMYNYGMPAQLKAWFDQIIRINETFDFDLARGDKPLAPLMSGKTLVIITSSGEFGFEKGGINEAHSHLVPHLRTLSKYLGVDQIFEVASEYQEFADERHTKSMNMAEQELSVIASVLAEKKSVKLK; via the coding sequence ATGTGTGATGTATTACATGTAGATGCAAGTGTAAGAGCGCTTTCTAACGACAACCCGGATCATGATTCTATTTCTAAAAAACTAGCCAGAAGATTTATTTCAGAGCTGAAAAAGCATACTCACATAGATGAGTATATGTATCGAGATATCGGAGTGAACCCACCGCCGTTTATTACGCAAGATTGGATTGGTGCGGTGTTTACGCCAAAGGCTAGCAGAACGGCACGGCAACATCAAATCTTGGCTCAGTCTGATATGTATATTGCTGAGCTTGCAAAAGCGGATGTGGTCGTAATTTCATCGCCCATGTACAACTATGGCATGCCTGCTCAGCTCAAGGCGTGGTTTGATCAAATCATTCGTATTAATGAAACCTTTGATTTTGACTTAGCCCGTGGCGATAAGCCTCTAGCACCGTTAATGTCGGGTAAGACTTTAGTTATTATTACTTCAAGTGGAGAGTTTGGTTTTGAAAAAGGCGGCATCAACGAAGCGCATAGCCATTTAGTGCCGCATCTTCGCACTTTGAGCAAATATTTGGGGGTTGATCAAATTTTTGAAGTCGCCTCTGAATATCAAGAATTTGCAGATGAACGCCATACAAAATCAATGAACATGGCAGAGCAGGAATTAAGCGTTATTGCTAGCGTTTTAGCTGAGAAGAAAAGTGTGAAGTTAAAATGA